From a region of the Actinopolymorpha singaporensis genome:
- a CDS encoding sugar phosphate isomerase/epimerase family protein: MRLSCAEQMLGQRPIGDKLDVVREAGLDGIDLRMATVSEPSVRDRLAGSGVPIGAVYSQLREPGLLSAGAADRAAAVERVVEYAETADAVGASNLILVPVFGAARLRGFEPVLPLHVVETAVLMGNLAEIAERIADLSVRVTIEPLNHDETHFLTDPGVGAAICDAIGSPRIATMVDTYHCEREGQDIPEMITAVGDQLALVHLSDSDRRLPGDGDIDFGAVLAALNEHGYTGWLGLECRPVDDVEDLRRSVRHLREGARP; encoded by the coding sequence GTGCGACTTTCCTGTGCGGAACAGATGCTGGGCCAGCGTCCGATCGGCGACAAGCTCGACGTCGTCCGGGAAGCCGGACTCGACGGCATCGACCTGCGTATGGCCACCGTCAGCGAACCATCGGTACGTGACCGACTCGCCGGAAGTGGCGTTCCGATCGGCGCGGTCTATTCCCAACTCCGGGAGCCGGGCCTGCTGTCGGCCGGGGCGGCCGACCGCGCCGCCGCGGTCGAGAGGGTGGTCGAGTACGCAGAGACAGCGGACGCGGTAGGCGCTTCCAACCTGATCCTGGTACCGGTCTTCGGTGCGGCGCGCCTACGTGGTTTCGAGCCGGTACTCCCCCTGCACGTGGTGGAGACCGCCGTACTCATGGGGAATCTCGCCGAGATCGCCGAGCGGATCGCCGACCTCAGCGTGCGGGTCACCATCGAGCCACTGAACCACGACGAGACCCACTTCCTCACCGACCCTGGTGTCGGTGCCGCCATCTGTGACGCGATCGGGTCACCTCGTATCGCCACGATGGTGGACACCTACCACTGCGAACGCGAAGGCCAGGACATACCGGAGATGATCACCGCAGTCGGTGACCAACTCGCCCTGGTGCATCTGTCCGACAGTGATCGACGCCTTCCCGGCGACGGCGACATCGACTTCGGTGCGGTCCTGGCCGCGCTCAACGAGCACGGCTACACGGGCTGGCTGGGCCTGGAGTGCCGTCCCGTCGACGACGTTGAGGACCTCCGCCGGAGCGTTCGACACCTGCGTGAGGGAGCGCGACCATGA
- a CDS encoding carbohydrate ABC transporter permease — protein MTISELMARVPRARAGVPSVGAGRQRPRGRVRRMVTYAILTPIALAWIYPFLWMMSASVRPNGKVFAGLGLFPTKWFFSNYTDAWIDAEMGRYFLNTVVVTFSGVAIVVFTTATMGYVLGRYAFPGRRILVAVLGALVFLPQGYTIIPIFDLIGKLHLDGTLFGIILAESGQAHIIQLLLYAGYFRQLPKELEESATMDGAGFFTIFVRVFLPLAKPVTATVVILQFIASWNDFLLPLVLTLSQPDLRTLAVAVYSFQGENYTSYAQMNAASTISLLPVVVVFLLLQRYFVEGIAGAVKQ, from the coding sequence ATGACCATTTCCGAGCTGATGGCGCGGGTCCCCCGGGCAAGGGCGGGTGTGCCCAGCGTCGGTGCGGGTCGGCAGCGACCGCGAGGGCGGGTACGGCGGATGGTGACGTACGCCATCCTCACGCCGATCGCATTGGCGTGGATCTATCCGTTCCTGTGGATGATGTCGGCGTCGGTGCGCCCGAACGGCAAGGTCTTCGCCGGTCTCGGGCTGTTCCCGACCAAGTGGTTCTTCAGCAACTACACCGACGCGTGGATCGATGCCGAGATGGGGCGTTACTTCCTCAACACGGTCGTCGTGACCTTCAGCGGCGTCGCGATCGTCGTCTTCACGACGGCGACGATGGGGTACGTCCTCGGCCGATACGCGTTCCCCGGACGGCGAATCCTGGTCGCCGTACTCGGTGCCCTCGTCTTCCTCCCACAGGGATACACGATCATCCCGATCTTCGACCTGATCGGGAAACTCCACCTTGACGGCACGTTGTTCGGAATCATCCTCGCCGAGAGCGGTCAGGCTCACATCATCCAGCTCCTTCTCTACGCCGGGTACTTCCGGCAGCTCCCGAAAGAACTCGAGGAATCGGCGACGATGGACGGCGCCGGCTTCTTCACGATCTTCGTTCGGGTGTTTCTCCCGCTGGCGAAGCCGGTGACGGCTACCGTCGTCATCCTGCAGTTCATAGCGAGCTGGAACGACTTCCTGCTCCCCCTGGTGTTGACCCTCAGCCAGCCCGACCTGCGCACTCTCGCGGTGGCGGTGTACTCGTTCCAGGGCGAGAACTACACCAGCTACGCGCAGATGAACGCGGCGAGCACGATCAGCCTCCTTCCCGTGGTCGTGGTGTTCCTCCTCCTTCAGCGCTACTTCGTCGAGGGGATCGCCGGCGCGGTGAAGCAGTGA
- a CDS encoding ROK family transcriptional regulator, producing the protein MRLANGYSGANHRSVKQSNRAAIFRAIHRMGPIARVDLARETGLNPATVSHIVEELIASGLASETGVRSPQRAGRRPISLEINPTAGFAVGLDLARHTITGALVDLSGVVHARVEEEADSPWREETAVPIGSRVVERLLRPLTSSQRDRVVGVGMGIPGPVSIRTGNYLAPRSFDSWRPVALAAELERRWQLPTFVDNNANTSALAALWFGAGQGTQNFVLLNLGVGVGTGLVLDGDVYRGNHDLAGEAGHLSVDLDGPRCACGNNGCLETYVSVPRVLQAVRSGSRRGRKGRAADVTLPEAVTALHAGDPHVVDVFAHVARHLAAGIVTIIYTLDPELILLGRELSAAGDALVVPVREEVRRRIFPAMRDTVRIEVSNLVDAPTIGAATLALREIFQAPLGARVRRGFS; encoded by the coding sequence ATGCGGCTCGCCAACGGATACTCCGGCGCCAACCATCGCAGCGTGAAGCAGAGCAACCGGGCGGCCATCTTCCGGGCCATCCATCGAATGGGGCCGATCGCGCGTGTCGACCTCGCTCGAGAGACCGGGCTCAACCCGGCGACGGTTTCCCACATCGTCGAGGAGCTCATCGCTTCTGGGCTCGCGAGCGAGACCGGTGTCCGGTCCCCTCAACGTGCCGGCCGTCGGCCGATCAGCCTGGAGATCAACCCGACGGCCGGCTTTGCCGTCGGCCTCGACCTTGCCCGGCACACGATCACGGGCGCGCTGGTGGACCTGTCGGGCGTGGTGCACGCCCGGGTCGAGGAGGAGGCCGACAGCCCGTGGCGGGAGGAGACCGCGGTGCCGATCGGCAGCCGGGTCGTCGAACGCCTGCTCCGGCCCCTCACGTCATCGCAGCGCGACAGGGTCGTGGGCGTCGGGATGGGGATCCCGGGGCCGGTGAGCATCCGCACGGGCAACTACCTCGCGCCGCGTTCCTTCGACTCGTGGCGGCCTGTCGCGCTGGCCGCCGAGCTCGAGCGCCGATGGCAACTACCGACCTTTGTCGACAACAACGCCAACACGAGCGCCCTCGCCGCTTTGTGGTTCGGTGCAGGACAGGGGACGCAGAACTTCGTGTTGCTCAACCTCGGGGTCGGCGTGGGAACCGGCCTGGTTCTCGATGGTGACGTCTACCGCGGCAACCACGACCTGGCGGGGGAGGCCGGGCACCTGAGCGTCGACCTCGACGGTCCCCGGTGCGCCTGCGGCAACAACGGCTGCCTGGAAACGTACGTCTCCGTCCCCCGGGTGTTGCAGGCCGTGCGGTCGGGTTCACGGCGAGGGCGAAAGGGTCGCGCGGCGGACGTGACGCTGCCCGAGGCCGTCACTGCACTGCACGCCGGTGACCCGCACGTGGTCGACGTCTTCGCCCACGTGGCCAGACATCTGGCCGCCGGCATCGTGACGATCATCTACACCCTCGACCCCGAACTGATCCTGCTCGGCAGGGAACTCTCCGCCGCCGGCGACGCATTGGTCGTCCCGGTTCGCGAGGAGGTCCGCAGGCGGATCTTCCCGGCCATGCGGGACACCGTACGGATCGAGGTGTCGAACCTGGTCGACGCGCCGACGATCGGCGCCGCCACCCTTGCGTTGCGGGAGATCTTCCAGGCGCCGCTGGGCGCCCGCGTCCGACGCGGATTTTCGTGA
- a CDS encoding LLM class flavin-dependent oxidoreductase has protein sequence MTAPSQVDYPDILRVWREADAIPEIEHAWLFDHLMPIFGDPNGPTYEGWTLLSALAAHTARMRLGVLVTSNRFRPPAMLARIAATVDVVSGGRLDFGIGAGSRPSHPLARREYEAHGLPFHDAEHAVGSLAEACTVIRRLWTSDEPFDFDGTYVRLTGAYGKPKPVQRPHPPIMIGGRSSATLRVVAEHADLRNIPGGGPVDDLVRRSTLLDKYCAEIGRDPASIVRSIHLPVSYDQPGHTRDAIGEAVDAGFGHVILGLPAPYPTNVARWVADEFIGTTPTYRG, from the coding sequence ATGACCGCTCCGTCCCAGGTCGACTACCCCGACATCCTGCGAGTCTGGCGCGAGGCGGACGCGATCCCGGAGATCGAGCACGCCTGGCTGTTCGACCACCTGATGCCGATCTTCGGCGACCCGAACGGCCCGACGTACGAGGGCTGGACACTGCTCTCGGCGCTCGCCGCCCACACCGCCCGGATGCGACTCGGCGTACTGGTGACCAGCAACCGTTTCCGGCCGCCGGCGATGCTGGCCAGGATCGCGGCCACCGTCGACGTCGTCTCCGGCGGACGGCTCGACTTCGGCATCGGTGCCGGCTCACGGCCCAGCCACCCGCTGGCCCGTCGCGAGTACGAAGCACACGGGCTGCCCTTCCACGACGCCGAACACGCCGTAGGAAGTCTCGCCGAGGCGTGCACGGTGATCCGTCGGCTGTGGACGTCGGACGAGCCGTTCGACTTCGACGGCACGTACGTGCGACTCACCGGGGCGTACGGAAAACCCAAGCCCGTCCAGCGTCCCCATCCGCCGATCATGATCGGCGGCCGTTCGTCGGCGACGCTTCGCGTGGTCGCCGAGCACGCCGACCTGAGGAACATCCCGGGCGGCGGTCCCGTCGACGACCTCGTCCGCCGGAGCACGCTACTGGACAAGTACTGCGCCGAGATCGGCCGGGACCCCGCCTCCATCGTCCGCTCGATCCACCTGCCGGTCTCCTACGACCAGCCGGGCCACACCCGTGACGCGATCGGCGAAGCGGTCGACGCCGGCTTCGGGCACGTCATCCTGGGCCTACCGGCGCCCTACCCCACCAACGTCGCCCGGTGGGTCGCCGACGAGTTCATCGGCACGACACCTACATACCGCGGGTGA
- a CDS encoding carbohydrate ABC transporter permease has protein sequence MLPGLVLVVMFSFYPLVMSWYYAFFDWSGFEQAKHFVGWQNFSELMGDEYFWKAFGRSAWFAGVATPVELLLSLVVAIVLNDRSLRLAPLFRTLFFVPVVTTTAIVSIVMSMVFSAFNGPANEVLRAFHLSERPVGFLTDPHLVMWTAIGIFVWKWFGQPMIYWLAGLQTIPAELYEAAQVDGAGWWRRSVSITAPLLAPFAVIITLIVLVGNMQVFAFMQALTHGGPYFSTEVMELYIYRTAFGAQGQVSAQRLGYASAAGVLFGLLLIVLAIAQITAVRRLRRGPGTTVESR, from the coding sequence ATGCTTCCCGGGCTCGTCCTGGTCGTGATGTTCTCCTTCTACCCGCTCGTCATGTCGTGGTATTACGCGTTCTTCGACTGGAGCGGATTCGAGCAGGCGAAACACTTCGTCGGCTGGCAGAACTTCAGCGAACTCATGGGGGACGAGTACTTCTGGAAGGCTTTCGGACGGTCGGCGTGGTTCGCGGGCGTCGCGACGCCGGTCGAACTCCTCCTGTCGCTGGTCGTCGCCATCGTCCTCAACGACCGGTCGTTACGACTCGCTCCACTGTTCCGGACCTTGTTCTTCGTTCCTGTCGTCACCACCACGGCCATCGTCAGCATCGTCATGAGCATGGTGTTCTCGGCGTTCAACGGCCCGGCCAACGAGGTGCTGCGCGCATTCCACCTCAGCGAGCGCCCGGTGGGTTTCCTCACCGACCCGCACCTGGTGATGTGGACCGCGATCGGCATCTTCGTCTGGAAGTGGTTCGGCCAGCCGATGATCTACTGGCTCGCCGGCCTGCAGACCATCCCGGCGGAGCTGTACGAAGCCGCCCAGGTCGACGGAGCCGGCTGGTGGCGACGCTCCGTCTCCATCACGGCGCCGCTGTTGGCGCCGTTCGCCGTCATCATCACTCTCATCGTGCTGGTCGGGAACATGCAGGTGTTCGCGTTCATGCAGGCGCTGACCCACGGCGGTCCGTACTTCTCCACCGAGGTGATGGAGCTCTACATCTACCGCACGGCCTTCGGGGCGCAGGGACAGGTCTCCGCACAACGCCTGGGGTACGCCTCCGCCGCAGGTGTACTGTTCGGCCTCCTGCTCATCGTGCTCGCCATCGCCCAGATCACCGCCGTCCGCAGGCTCCGCCGCGGACCCGGAACAACGGTGGAGTCACGATGA
- a CDS encoding SDR family NAD(P)-dependent oxidoreductase has translation MGTLQGQVAVVTGAGSGIGSAIARRLAHDGGLVVVVDVDREGGANTVERITESGCCAGTARLHVADLADPSQREGVIPAVLERFGRVDVLVNNAVDHGPRVRLVDLDEDAWARVLATNLTTTAMLCRAAGRHMLPRGSGAIVNVTAIQEHLPLATYAAYGASKGGISALTRAVAVEMSPGGVRVNAVAPGVIDTASARESLREGGSGIERPPTLVGRAGRPSEVAAAVAFLASEEASFVTGVVLTVDGGRRLSRGADPFAERHGRRR, from the coding sequence ATGGGAACACTGCAAGGACAGGTTGCGGTCGTCACCGGTGCCGGATCGGGCATCGGCAGTGCGATCGCCCGTCGGCTTGCCCACGACGGAGGGCTCGTGGTCGTGGTGGACGTCGATCGCGAAGGCGGCGCGAACACGGTGGAGCGGATCACCGAGTCCGGGTGCTGCGCCGGCACGGCACGACTCCATGTGGCCGATCTGGCCGACCCGTCGCAGCGGGAGGGTGTCATCCCGGCGGTGCTCGAACGTTTCGGCCGGGTGGACGTACTCGTCAACAACGCCGTCGACCACGGGCCGCGCGTCCGCCTGGTCGATCTGGACGAGGACGCCTGGGCGCGGGTTCTGGCCACTAATCTGACGACCACTGCGATGTTGTGCCGGGCTGCCGGCCGGCACATGCTCCCGCGTGGCAGCGGCGCGATCGTCAACGTGACCGCCATCCAGGAGCACCTCCCGCTTGCCACCTACGCCGCTTACGGCGCCAGCAAGGGTGGCATCTCCGCACTGACCCGGGCGGTCGCCGTCGAGATGTCCCCAGGTGGCGTCCGGGTCAACGCCGTCGCACCCGGTGTCATCGACACTGCGTCGGCGCGGGAGAGCCTGAGAGAGGGCGGGTCGGGGATCGAGCGTCCGCCCACCCTGGTCGGCCGGGCAGGCAGACCGTCCGAGGTTGCCGCCGCGGTGGCCTTCCTCGCATCGGAGGAGGCGTCCTTCGTCACCGGAGTCGTACTCACCGTGGACGGAGGTCGACGCCTCAGCCGCGGTGCCGACCCGTTCGCGGAGAGGCACGGTCGCCGACGCTAG
- a CDS encoding right-handed parallel beta-helix repeat-containing protein: protein MPWVKRVLLFAFAVALGWTLSATHPQTAGAARIEASCANSTSDAANINAAIAGSRVGDQIIITGQCLINQTIKLLGDRSYRGESRTGTVLRQQDGANIRAILASDSFLDNDPKTGTPVSVRQLTLDGNRTHNSAPTSGIILRSWQTVVSDVQITSMGGHGIWFTNESANGTRLTNTSVNGQITGNFITDSGGHGVYVDDPGNSLTDWNLSGNWIANSGLDGIHLDNAAGWVVHNNHIYGVPENAIYANRLWGTSISDNYVEDFGRSARAGTWYGIQATVQGGVASTIADNKVFNINGESNPASTYRYIGVSKVNYGTGVLSVTGNAVRGGGSPNGTGFYYARGSGDSLLVSSTGNIVTDVGTGRRSDDDHVQITRGM, encoded by the coding sequence ATGCCGTGGGTCAAGCGTGTTCTCCTGTTTGCGTTCGCCGTCGCCCTCGGGTGGACGCTCAGCGCTACTCATCCGCAGACCGCCGGCGCGGCCAGGATCGAGGCGAGCTGTGCCAACTCCACGTCCGACGCTGCGAACATCAACGCGGCCATAGCCGGAAGCAGGGTCGGGGACCAGATCATCATCACCGGTCAGTGCCTGATCAATCAGACGATCAAGCTCCTCGGCGATCGTTCCTACCGCGGTGAGAGCAGGACCGGAACTGTTCTCCGGCAGCAGGACGGGGCCAACATCAGAGCGATCCTCGCGTCGGACAGTTTCCTCGACAACGATCCCAAGACCGGAACCCCCGTGTCCGTGCGGCAGTTGACCCTGGACGGAAATCGCACGCACAATTCCGCGCCGACGTCGGGGATCATCCTCCGGTCGTGGCAGACGGTCGTTTCCGACGTGCAGATCACGTCGATGGGCGGCCACGGCATCTGGTTCACAAACGAGAGCGCCAACGGCACCCGCCTGACCAACACCTCGGTCAACGGGCAGATCACAGGCAACTTCATCACCGACTCGGGCGGACACGGCGTCTATGTCGACGACCCGGGAAACTCCCTCACGGACTGGAACCTCAGCGGCAACTGGATCGCCAACTCTGGTCTGGACGGCATTCACCTGGACAACGCTGCCGGCTGGGTGGTCCACAACAACCACATCTACGGCGTCCCCGAGAACGCTATCTACGCCAATCGCCTGTGGGGAACCTCGATTTCGGACAACTACGTCGAGGACTTCGGCCGCTCCGCCCGGGCCGGCACGTGGTACGGAATCCAGGCGACGGTCCAGGGTGGAGTTGCCTCGACGATCGCCGACAACAAGGTCTTCAACATCAACGGAGAGTCCAACCCGGCGTCGACGTACCGCTACATCGGCGTCTCCAAGGTCAACTACGGCACAGGTGTGCTGAGCGTGACCGGAAATGCCGTCCGCGGCGGCGGATCTCCCAACGGCACAGGGTTCTATTACGCCCGCGGGAGCGGTGACTCACTCCTTGTCAGTTCCACCGGGAACATTGTCACCGACGTCGGCACGGGTCGGCGATCCGATGATGACCACGTTCAGATCACCCGCGGTATGTAG
- a CDS encoding ABC transporter substrate-binding protein, translated as MRDRPISRRRMLHLVGAGGVGLVTASCVDTSEPAGDGAKQPARRTPSSAFDIPDATTKLPSGNVRLRWMDSGDMKARFFEKFFPAYQKKHPNISVKYDGTNWNQITQVVTLGVRNGTVPDVFQLPGQITMGMAVSNHWIGAYDDIIPDFDKVKARYPSYSFAPGVTDFGGKTYALPLTGNGRINNLLLFNRDLVKDVGADLDTEVITWPKLREVCRTVAKQGNGKYYGIIFGLAQPGGLSGPVSTLCEMAGVHGGADGIDWRTGKYNVTHPTVVEAIELILAIRKDGSAHPDSVNLDAPGARSRMPLGQAGIMFQGPWNILPWREDNPDFQLGLNIPPQKNPDDIWPLTFGPGGSNAWVYSSKTKLGPVIGDIMGYLSTAAGQVQWAQYDGAADPPSFPDAIKKARLDALQQNAMDLGAKHTVIRPEPAVRNPDVSKVYEVQVPAQPTFSDTLVGLYTGRISGSVEKAMKQMEDRLEKSLEDAIKKAASRGAKVSRDDWVFEDWNPRAPYTKLYQD; from the coding sequence ATGCGTGATCGACCCATCTCACGACGAAGGATGCTGCACCTCGTCGGCGCCGGAGGCGTGGGCCTGGTCACCGCCTCCTGCGTCGACACATCAGAACCCGCCGGAGACGGTGCGAAACAGCCTGCCCGCCGGACGCCCTCGTCGGCGTTCGACATCCCGGACGCGACGACCAAGCTGCCGAGCGGCAACGTCCGGCTGCGCTGGATGGACTCCGGAGACATGAAGGCGCGCTTCTTCGAGAAGTTCTTTCCCGCGTACCAGAAGAAGCATCCGAACATCTCGGTGAAGTACGACGGCACGAACTGGAACCAGATCACCCAGGTGGTGACGTTGGGCGTGCGTAACGGGACCGTGCCCGACGTGTTCCAGTTGCCGGGTCAGATCACCATGGGGATGGCCGTCTCCAACCACTGGATCGGTGCGTACGACGACATCATCCCCGATTTCGACAAGGTGAAGGCGCGCTACCCCAGCTACTCGTTCGCTCCTGGGGTGACCGACTTCGGTGGCAAGACGTACGCACTGCCGCTCACTGGCAACGGCCGGATCAACAACCTCCTGCTCTTCAACCGCGACCTGGTGAAGGACGTCGGGGCAGACCTCGACACGGAGGTGATCACCTGGCCGAAGTTGCGCGAGGTCTGCAGAACCGTCGCCAAGCAGGGCAACGGGAAGTACTACGGGATCATCTTCGGTCTGGCCCAGCCGGGTGGACTGTCCGGGCCGGTCAGCACTCTCTGCGAGATGGCCGGAGTGCACGGTGGGGCCGACGGCATCGACTGGCGGACCGGCAAGTACAACGTCACCCACCCCACCGTCGTCGAGGCCATCGAGCTCATCCTGGCGATCAGAAAGGACGGCAGCGCGCACCCGGACTCGGTCAACCTCGACGCCCCCGGTGCACGGTCGCGGATGCCGTTGGGTCAGGCGGGGATCATGTTCCAGGGTCCGTGGAACATCCTTCCCTGGCGGGAGGACAACCCCGACTTCCAGCTGGGACTGAACATCCCGCCGCAGAAGAACCCCGACGACATCTGGCCGCTCACCTTCGGGCCCGGTGGATCCAACGCGTGGGTGTACTCCAGCAAGACCAAGCTGGGGCCGGTCATCGGCGACATCATGGGTTACCTGTCGACCGCCGCAGGTCAGGTCCAGTGGGCGCAGTACGACGGCGCGGCCGATCCGCCGTCCTTCCCGGACGCGATCAAGAAGGCCAGGCTGGACGCGCTGCAGCAGAACGCGATGGATCTCGGTGCCAAGCACACCGTCATCCGACCCGAACCCGCCGTACGCAACCCCGACGTCAGCAAGGTCTACGAGGTGCAGGTGCCGGCACAGCCGACGTTCAGCGACACCCTCGTCGGCCTCTACACCGGGCGAATCAGCGGGAGCGTCGAGAAGGCGATGAAGCAGATGGAGGACCGGCTGGAGAAGTCGCTGGAGGACGCCATCAAGAAGGCGGCCTCACGCGGCGCCAAGGTCTCGCGCGACGACTGGGTGTTCGAGGACTGGAATCCCCGCGCTCCCTACACCAAGCTCTACCAGGACTGA
- a CDS encoding Gfo/Idh/MocA family protein, whose amino-acid sequence MTISVAVVGTGRMGRLHAKQLQDVPDVRIVGAADVRAEAVEEFTAEFGGTGSVDYRELLDRTRPDVAYFCTPASEHLDQLTFAAERGINVFVEKPLAPSVTTATAAADVIERHGVLCTVGYQWRYSPLTDVARDALAGLPPTMLAGWWYWTIPPLPWIRDRRTGGGQIFEQATHLIDLMRFLAGDVSTVFAAYADNAIPEEELPNWDASAVTLGFANGAAGSVHSTYALFPGIPGSNGVDVAAREVLVRVNLAKATVFRRGVPPVETSARADWNIDQEFMAIVRRNDPAAVRATARESAQSIGVSLAANYSAVTNRVVDLLDFMTNPPDDATIMPL is encoded by the coding sequence ATGACAATCTCGGTCGCCGTCGTGGGCACCGGTCGCATGGGTCGCCTGCACGCGAAGCAGCTGCAGGACGTTCCGGACGTGCGCATCGTGGGTGCGGCCGACGTGCGCGCGGAGGCAGTCGAGGAGTTCACCGCGGAGTTCGGGGGAACCGGATCGGTCGACTACCGGGAACTGCTCGATCGGACCAGGCCGGACGTGGCGTACTTCTGCACCCCCGCCAGTGAGCACCTCGACCAGCTCACCTTCGCTGCCGAGCGAGGCATCAACGTCTTCGTGGAGAAGCCGCTGGCCCCGTCGGTGACCACGGCCACCGCGGCCGCGGACGTCATCGAGCGGCACGGCGTCCTCTGCACGGTGGGCTATCAGTGGCGCTACAGTCCGCTGACCGACGTGGCAAGGGACGCGCTGGCCGGACTCCCGCCGACCATGCTGGCCGGATGGTGGTACTGGACGATCCCGCCCCTCCCCTGGATCCGGGACAGGCGAACCGGCGGGGGCCAGATCTTCGAGCAGGCTACGCATCTGATCGACCTCATGCGCTTCCTGGCCGGTGACGTCAGCACCGTCTTCGCGGCGTACGCGGACAACGCGATTCCCGAGGAGGAGTTGCCGAACTGGGACGCCAGCGCCGTCACTCTCGGCTTTGCCAACGGAGCCGCCGGAAGCGTCCATTCCACGTACGCGTTGTTCCCGGGGATTCCGGGGTCGAACGGGGTCGACGTCGCCGCGCGGGAGGTTCTGGTTCGGGTCAACCTGGCGAAGGCGACGGTGTTCCGTCGGGGGGTCCCGCCTGTGGAGACTTCGGCCCGAGCCGACTGGAACATCGACCAGGAGTTCATGGCGATCGTTCGGCGCAACGATCCGGCCGCGGTGCGGGCGACCGCCCGCGAGTCGGCCCAGAGCATCGGTGTCTCGCTGGCCGCCAACTACTCGGCAGTCACCAATCGGGTCGTCGACCTGCTGGACTTCATGACGAACCCGCCCGACGACGCCACCATCATGCCGCTGTGA
- a CDS encoding aminoglycoside phosphotransferase family protein, protein MIGEVATLVVTEIPEELRRATVPREGGAVWLASLPALLDELLQRWNCVPDGPAVSGQVGIVQPAKSGAHGDVVLKVSYPHPANVHEPEAYQTWAGRGAVQLWERDDERFAMLLERAGPERPYEVQPVDEAIRVAGGLVRRLAIPAPPDLPRVADRAPEWAEIVDRAAGRLPARVVHSARETVRDLCRHQPDTMVHGDLHLNNVLRGVREPWQVIDPRGWVGDPAYDAFTLLRTTAVGGRDLGLIAPEDFEPAVLRWLVIFAEAAELDREHVRRWAQVSAVVRAQQHFEWNTSRSDRETNDQLASILT, encoded by the coding sequence GTGATCGGGGAGGTCGCGACACTCGTGGTGACGGAGATTCCGGAGGAACTACGGCGGGCGACCGTCCCACGCGAGGGCGGGGCCGTATGGCTGGCATCGTTACCAGCCCTGCTGGACGAACTACTCCAACGCTGGAACTGCGTACCCGACGGCCCGGCGGTCAGCGGGCAGGTCGGAATCGTTCAGCCGGCGAAGTCCGGTGCCCACGGTGACGTCGTCCTGAAGGTGTCCTACCCGCATCCGGCGAACGTGCACGAGCCGGAGGCTTACCAGACGTGGGCCGGGCGCGGCGCCGTGCAACTGTGGGAACGCGACGACGAGCGGTTCGCGATGCTGCTGGAGCGCGCGGGCCCGGAGCGGCCCTACGAAGTGCAACCCGTCGACGAGGCGATCCGAGTCGCGGGTGGCCTCGTCCGCCGGCTCGCCATCCCCGCTCCCCCGGATCTGCCGCGCGTCGCCGACCGGGCGCCCGAGTGGGCCGAGATCGTCGACCGGGCGGCGGGCCGGCTCCCTGCTCGCGTCGTCCACTCCGCGCGCGAGACGGTCCGGGACCTCTGCCGGCACCAGCCGGACACGATGGTGCACGGAGACCTGCACCTCAACAACGTGCTGCGCGGCGTACGGGAACCCTGGCAGGTCATCGACCCCCGCGGCTGGGTCGGCGACCCGGCGTACGACGCGTTCACCCTGCTCCGCACCACCGCGGTCGGGGGGCGTGACCTCGGCCTGATCGCCCCGGAGGACTTCGAACCCGCCGTACTCCGCTGGCTGGTGATCTTCGCCGAGGCGGCAGAACTCGACCGCGAGCACGTACGCCGGTGGGCCCAGGTCAGCGCCGTCGTACGGGCGCAGC